One segment of Pelecanus crispus isolate bPelCri1 chromosome 2, bPelCri1.pri, whole genome shotgun sequence DNA contains the following:
- the PEX2 gene encoding peroxisome biogenesis factor 2 encodes MASSIGNEKTVNPVLRISQLDALELNKALEQLVWSQFTSCFHGFKPGVLAHFEPEVKVVLWLILWRFTIYSKNATVGQAILNIQYKNNLSQTEKYQPLSKHQKLWYLVFTVGGRWLEERCYDLFSNRQLQSFYKIKRYINFGAGLLKLCGLLNFLIFLQKGTYATLTERILGIRSVFCKPQSVRQVGFEYMNRELLWHGFAEFLIYLLPLINVQKLKLKISSLCLPIANLSNSENTLAAHCKECSLCGEWPTMPHTIGCSHVFCYYCIKSNYLFDMYFTCPKCGSEVHSLQPLKYKIEMTELHA; translated from the coding sequence ATGGCCTCCAGCATTGGAAACGAAAAGACTGTGAACCCTGTGCTCAGAATAAGTCAGCTTGATGCTCTTGAACTAAACAAAGCCCTGGAACAACTAGTGTGGTCGCAGTTTACCAGCTGTTTTCATGGATTTAAACCAGGGGTGTTGGCGCATTTCGAACCAGAAGTAAAAGTGGTTTTATGGCTTATATTATGGAGATTCACTATCTATTCCAAGAATGCAACTGTGGGACAGGCTATTCTGAATATTCAGTACAAGAATAATTTATCTCAGACAGAGAAATACCAACCTCTGAGCAAACACCAGAAGTTATGGTATCTTGTTTTCACTGTTGGTGGAAGATGGTTGGAAGAAAGATGTTATGATTTATTTAGCAATCGTCAACTGCAATCTTTCTACAAAATTAAGCGTTATATTAACTTTGGAGCTGGACTTCTTAAACTTTGTGGACTTctaaattttctgatttttcttcagaaaggaaCATATGCAACGCTTACAGAACGCATTCTAGGAATTAGGTCAGTTTTTTGCAAGCCACAAAGTGTTCGTCAGGTAGGATTTGAATACATGAACAGGGAGCTCTTATGGCATGGCTTTGCTGAATTTCTGATCTATCTGCTACCACTTATTAATGTACAGAAACTAAAacttaaaatttcttctttgtgtttGCCTATTGCAAATCTTTCCAATAGTGAAAACACATTAGCAGCTCATTGCAAGGAATGTTCACTATGTGGGGAATGGCCTACCATGCCTCATACCATAGGCTGTTCGCATGTTTTTTGTTACTACTGTATTAAAAGTAACTATTTATTTGATATGTATTTTACATGTCCTAAATGTGGCTCAGAGGTACACAGTCTTCAGCCACTGAAATATAAAATTGAAATGACAGAATTGCATGCTTGA